A stretch of Vibrio sp. B1FLJ16 DNA encodes these proteins:
- the cueR gene encoding Cu(I)-responsive transcriptional regulator: protein MNIGVVSKLTGLSSKSIRLYEDKGIISPPARSDSGYREYSENHIQELNLVSRAKNAGFSLQECKEFVQLAQNPNRKSSDVKARTMDKLKEVEEKIAHLFEIKQQLESWVSSCPGDAKSRCPIIDELTK from the coding sequence ATGAATATTGGAGTTGTTTCGAAGCTGACAGGCCTATCTTCAAAGTCTATCCGACTATACGAAGACAAAGGGATCATATCGCCACCAGCGCGTAGTGACTCAGGCTACAGAGAATATTCTGAAAACCATATTCAAGAACTCAACCTGGTGTCGCGTGCTAAAAACGCAGGTTTTTCTTTGCAAGAGTGCAAAGAGTTTGTTCAGCTTGCACAAAACCCCAACCGAAAAAGCAGCGATGTGAAAGCTCGAACAATGGATAAACTGAAGGAAGTAGAAGAAAAAATCGCTCACCTGTTCGAGATTAAACAACAGTTGGAAAGTTGGGTATCTTCCTGCCCGGGAGATGCGAAGAGTCGCTGCCCGATCATAGACGAACTTACCAAATAG
- the rbsK gene encoding ribokinase — MNKLVVLGSVNADHVLQVPSFPRPGETLHGRNYQVIPGGKGANQAVAAARLKADIGFIACVGDDAFGINIRENFKVDGIDISAVKMQPNCPTGIAMIQVSDSGENSICISAEANAKLTAEAIEPDLERIRQAEYLLMQLETPLCGIEKAALIAKDAKTNVILNPAPARELSDQLLACIDVITPNETEAEVLTGVTVTDNDSAQEAANVLHAKGIEIVMITLGAKGVWLSQNGHGEIISGFRVEATDTTAAGDTFNGAFVTGLLEGLSLESAIKFAHAAAAISVTRFGAQTSIPTRDEVDAFLAES, encoded by the coding sequence ATGAATAAGTTAGTAGTGTTAGGTAGTGTAAACGCTGACCATGTTCTTCAAGTGCCTTCTTTTCCTCGCCCTGGCGAGACGCTTCATGGCCGCAACTACCAAGTTATTCCTGGCGGAAAAGGTGCGAACCAAGCCGTTGCTGCGGCGCGCCTGAAGGCTGATATCGGTTTTATTGCTTGTGTCGGCGATGACGCATTCGGTATTAATATTCGTGAGAATTTTAAAGTAGATGGCATTGATATCAGCGCAGTTAAGATGCAGCCAAACTGCCCGACAGGTATCGCGATGATCCAGGTATCAGACAGTGGTGAAAACAGCATCTGCATTTCGGCAGAAGCTAACGCTAAGCTTACAGCAGAGGCCATTGAGCCTGATCTGGAGCGCATCCGTCAGGCTGAGTATCTGCTGATGCAACTAGAAACACCGCTATGTGGTATTGAAAAAGCGGCCCTTATTGCTAAAGATGCAAAAACAAATGTGATTCTAAACCCGGCTCCAGCCAGAGAGTTGTCAGATCAATTGCTAGCTTGTATTGACGTTATTACACCAAATGAAACCGAAGCAGAAGTGCTAACGGGTGTTACGGTAACGGATAACGATAGCGCGCAAGAAGCAGCGAATGTTCTACATGCGAAGGGCATCGAAATCGTTATGATCACACTGGGTGCTAAAGGTGTTTGGCTGAGCCAAAATGGTCACGGTGAAATCATTTCAGGTTTCCGTGTAGAGGCGACAGACACCACCGCTGCGGGTGATACATTTAATGGGGCATTCGTCACTGGTTTATTGGAAGGTTTGTCTTTAGAATCAGCAATTAAGTTTGCGCACGCGGCGGCCGCGATTTCAGTTACTCGCTTCGGTGCTCAGACTTCTATTCCAACTCGTGATGAGGTGGATGCTTTTTTGGCTGAAAGCTAG
- the rbsB gene encoding ribose ABC transporter substrate-binding protein RbsB: MKKLATLISAALLSSTVSVAAQAQDTMAIVVSTLNNPFFVTMKDGAEAKAKELGYNLIVLDSQNDPSKELSNIEDLSIRGVKAILINPTDSDAVSNAIRMANRSKIPVLTLDRGASRGDVVSHIASDNVVGGEMAGHYIMERVGEKAKVIQLEGIAGTSAARERGEGFMTSVKSSSMELLASQPADFDRTKGLNVMENLLAANPDVQAVFAQNDEMALGALRAVQASGKDIVIVGFDGTDDGIAAVNRGKLAATIAQQPDLIGALGVETADKVLKGEQVEAYIPVPLKVVTK; this comes from the coding sequence ATGAAAAAACTCGCAACTCTTATCTCTGCTGCACTTCTTTCTTCAACGGTATCAGTAGCTGCACAAGCTCAGGATACGATGGCGATTGTGGTTTCAACCCTGAACAACCCGTTCTTCGTAACGATGAAAGACGGCGCTGAAGCGAAAGCGAAAGAACTTGGTTACAACCTGATTGTACTGGACTCGCAAAACGATCCGAGTAAAGAACTGTCGAACATCGAAGATTTGAGCATTCGTGGCGTTAAAGCAATTTTGATTAATCCAACGGATTCAGATGCAGTATCTAACGCGATTCGTATGGCGAACCGTTCTAAGATCCCTGTACTTACACTAGACCGTGGTGCAAGCCGTGGTGACGTGGTTAGTCATATTGCTTCAGATAACGTAGTGGGTGGCGAGATGGCAGGTCATTACATCATGGAGAGAGTTGGCGAGAAAGCGAAAGTGATTCAGCTAGAAGGTATTGCAGGTACGTCTGCAGCGCGTGAGCGTGGTGAGGGCTTCATGACTTCTGTTAAGAGTAGCAGCATGGAACTTCTTGCAAGCCAACCAGCGGACTTCGACCGTACTAAGGGTCTGAACGTTATGGAAAACCTACTGGCAGCTAACCCAGATGTACAAGCGGTATTTGCGCAAAACGATGAAATGGCCCTAGGGGCTCTGCGCGCAGTTCAGGCATCAGGTAAAGACATCGTAATCGTAGGTTTTGATGGTACTGATGATGGTATCGCAGCAGTTAACCGCGGTAAGTTAGCGGCGACTATTGCTCAGCAACCCGATCTGATTGGTGCTCTTGGTGTGGAGACGGCAGACAAAGTCTTAAAAGGCGAACAAGTAGAAGCTTACATCCCGGTTCCTTTAAAAGTGGTAACCAAATAA
- a CDS encoding substrate-binding domain-containing protein has protein sequence MATMKDIAKLAGVSTSTVSHVINKTRFVSEEISERVNNAAKELNYYAPSALARSLKINRTKTIGMLVTTSTNPFFGEVVKGVERSCYHKGYSLILCNTEGDNERMRHSINTLLQKRVDGLILMCDSVGGERIDVFERYPDIPVVVMDWGPMLFTSDKIQDNSLLGGYLATKHLIDCGHKEIGCITGPLIKHQAQMRYEGYKRAMNEAGLEFNSNWIIESDFECEGGYQAFMNMHERGVLPSSIFVSNDMMAMGVINAANELDVKVPDDISIIGYDDIHIAKYMSPSLTTIHQPKYRLGQAAVETLVRRLDEKSDEAGVVQLEPTLIERKSVKVLSE, from the coding sequence ATGGCAACGATGAAAGACATCGCAAAACTGGCAGGGGTTTCCACTTCAACAGTGAGCCATGTTATTAACAAAACTCGCTTTGTCAGCGAGGAAATTTCTGAACGTGTTAACAACGCAGCAAAAGAACTCAATTATTACGCGCCGTCCGCACTTGCCCGCAGCCTTAAAATCAACCGAACCAAAACAATTGGCATGTTAGTGACAACGTCGACTAACCCATTCTTTGGTGAGGTGGTTAAAGGTGTAGAACGCAGTTGTTACCACAAAGGTTACAGCCTCATTTTATGTAACACTGAGGGTGATAATGAACGTATGCGTCATTCCATTAATACGCTACTGCAAAAGCGGGTTGATGGGTTAATACTGATGTGCGATTCAGTGGGAGGTGAGCGTATTGATGTGTTCGAGCGCTACCCTGATATTCCTGTCGTTGTGATGGACTGGGGACCAATGCTGTTTACCAGCGATAAGATTCAGGATAACTCTCTTCTGGGCGGTTATTTAGCAACCAAGCATCTTATAGATTGCGGTCACAAGGAGATTGGTTGTATTACCGGCCCTCTGATTAAGCATCAGGCCCAGATGCGTTATGAAGGCTACAAGCGCGCGATGAACGAAGCGGGCTTGGAATTTAATTCCAACTGGATTATCGAGTCTGATTTTGAATGTGAAGGTGGCTATCAGGCCTTTATGAATATGCACGAAAGGGGAGTGTTACCCAGCTCAATTTTTGTGTCTAACGACATGATGGCAATGGGCGTTATTAATGCTGCAAACGAGCTTGATGTTAAGGTACCAGACGACATTTCTATTATTGGCTACGATGACATTCACATCGCTAAGTATATGTCTCCTTCTCTGACCACCATTCACCAACCTAAATACAGATTAGGTCAGGCCGCAGTAGAGACCTTAGTTCGAAGATTGGACGAGAAATCAGATGAGGCTGGAGTAGTACAGCTAGAACCTACGTTAATTGAACGAAAGAGTGTCAAGGTCTTAAGTGAATAA
- the rbsD gene encoding D-ribose pyranase — MKKTALINSDISYLVATLGHTDEITICDAGLPIPEHVQRIDLALTHGVPSFLDTVRVILSESQIEGVIIAEEFTDVSPELHKALIEELNKESERTERNIEVNYVSHEAFKARTEQSRAVIRTGECTPYANVIFQAGVVF, encoded by the coding sequence ATGAAAAAAACTGCCCTTATAAACTCAGATATTTCTTACTTGGTGGCTACCTTAGGTCATACCGACGAAATCACCATTTGTGATGCCGGACTGCCAATTCCTGAACACGTACAACGAATCGATTTGGCGTTGACTCATGGGGTACCAAGTTTTCTTGATACCGTCCGAGTGATTCTTTCTGAATCTCAAATCGAAGGCGTCATTATTGCAGAAGAGTTTACCGATGTTAGCCCTGAGCTTCATAAGGCGCTGATTGAAGAGCTCAACAAAGAAAGCGAAAGAACAGAAAGAAACATCGAAGTTAACTATGTTTCGCACGAAGCGTTTAAAGCTCGCACAGAACAAAGCCGAGCCGTGATTCGTACTGGTGAATGTACGCCATATGCGAACGTTATCTTCCAAGCTGGCGTAGTTTTTTAA
- a CDS encoding YgjV family protein translates to MEMNMVEILGYAASIMVAISLTMKDIVKLRVLNFIGCGLFTAYGLMIDSWPVVLTNGFIACVNVYFLAKMQQEKKALEPEKA, encoded by the coding sequence ATGGAAATGAATATGGTTGAGATTCTAGGCTACGCAGCTTCAATCATGGTTGCTATCTCACTAACTATGAAAGATATCGTTAAACTTCGCGTTCTTAACTTTATCGGTTGTGGTCTGTTCACTGCTTACGGTCTTATGATTGATTCATGGCCGGTTGTACTAACTAACGGCTTCATTGCATGTGTTAACGTATATTTCCTAGCAAAAATGCAGCAGGAAAAGAAAGCACTAGAACCTGAAAAAGCATAA
- the rbsA gene encoding ribose ABC transporter ATP-binding protein RbsA has protein sequence MTQAILQLSDIEKAFPGVKALDKASLNVYPGRVMALMGENGAGKSTLMKVLTGIYQMDSGSIKYQSQPAAFKGPRDSQEAGISIIHQELNLIPELTIAENIFIGREFTGTMGRIQWSKMYQEADKLLQRLNVKHSSKTLLGDLSLGEQQMVEIAKALSFESKVIIMDEPTDALTDTETESLFKVINELRAEGCGIVYISHRLKEIFEICDDITVLRDGKFIGECQVVDTNEDGLIEMMVGRKLEEQYPRIDVKHGETCLEVVGLTGSGVHDVSFSLKRGEILGISGLMGAGRTELMKVIYGALPSERGVINLDNKTINPVSPQDGLANGIAYISEDRKGDGLVLGLSVKENMSLCSLDKLTKGVQIQHGEEVLAVEDFIKLFNIKTPTRDQIIGNLSGGNQQKVAIAKGLMTKPKVLILDEPTRGVDVGAKKEIYQLINKFKADGMSIILVSSEMPEVLGMSDRILVMHEGRITGEFDAKDADQEKLLACAVGKKINEEAA, from the coding sequence ATGACTCAAGCCATTCTACAACTGAGCGATATTGAAAAAGCGTTTCCGGGCGTTAAGGCGTTAGATAAAGCGAGCCTGAACGTTTACCCAGGGCGAGTGATGGCGCTCATGGGTGAAAATGGGGCAGGCAAATCAACATTGATGAAAGTGCTGACCGGTATCTATCAAATGGACTCCGGGAGCATTAAGTATCAGAGTCAACCTGCGGCATTTAAAGGTCCACGAGACTCCCAGGAAGCAGGAATCAGTATTATCCATCAGGAACTGAATTTGATTCCTGAGCTGACGATTGCTGAGAATATCTTCATTGGACGTGAATTCACCGGCACGATGGGGCGTATTCAGTGGAGCAAAATGTATCAGGAAGCCGATAAGCTACTTCAGCGTCTAAACGTAAAGCACAGTTCCAAGACACTGCTTGGTGATCTAAGTCTTGGTGAGCAACAAATGGTCGAAATTGCAAAAGCGCTCTCTTTTGAATCCAAAGTTATCATCATGGACGAACCTACGGATGCACTGACTGATACGGAAACCGAGTCTCTATTTAAAGTGATCAATGAGCTTCGTGCTGAAGGTTGCGGCATCGTTTATATCTCGCACCGTTTAAAAGAAATCTTTGAAATCTGTGACGACATTACCGTACTTCGTGATGGCAAATTTATTGGCGAATGTCAGGTGGTGGATACCAATGAAGATGGTCTTATCGAAATGATGGTTGGCCGTAAGCTTGAAGAGCAGTACCCGCGCATTGATGTGAAACATGGAGAAACCTGTCTTGAAGTCGTTGGTTTAACCGGTTCCGGTGTTCACGATGTCAGCTTCTCACTTAAACGTGGTGAGATCCTCGGTATTTCGGGTTTGATGGGCGCAGGTCGTACAGAGCTGATGAAGGTGATTTACGGCGCTTTACCTAGTGAGCGTGGTGTTATCAACTTGGACAACAAAACCATCAATCCCGTTAGCCCTCAAGATGGTTTAGCAAATGGTATTGCCTACATTTCCGAAGACCGTAAAGGTGATGGTTTGGTGCTTGGCTTGTCAGTCAAAGAGAACATGTCTCTATGTTCGTTGGACAAGCTGACCAAGGGTGTCCAAATCCAACATGGTGAAGAGGTGCTGGCAGTGGAAGACTTTATCAAGCTCTTCAACATAAAAACGCCAACACGTGACCAGATTATCGGCAACCTTTCTGGCGGTAACCAACAGAAGGTGGCTATTGCTAAAGGGCTGATGACCAAACCGAAAGTTCTGATTCTGGATGAACCAACGCGCGGTGTGGATGTTGGTGCCAAGAAAGAAATTTACCAGCTAATCAACAAATTCAAAGCCGACGGCATGAGCATCATCTTAGTTTCTTCTGAGATGCCGGAAGTGCTCGGTATGAGTGACCGTATTCTTGTTATGCATGAAGGTCGTATTACTGGCGAATTTGATGCGAAAGACGCCGATCAAGAAAAATTACTCGCCTGTGCCGTAGGCAAAAAGATCAATGAGGAAGCAGCATGA
- the rbsC gene encoding ribose ABC transporter permease, whose protein sequence is MSTNTMNKPAETSKKLFNKEWLIEQKSLIALIFLIVVVSFLNPNFFTVDNILNILRQTSVNAIIAVGMTLVILTAGIDLSVGSVLALCGAFAASLIAMEVPVLVAVPTALLAGAALGAISGIIIAKGKVQAFIATLVTMTLLRGVTMVYTDGRPISTGFTDTADAFAWFGTGYALGIPVPVWLMVIVFAAAWYLLNHTRFGRYVYALGGNESATRLSGINVDRVKIGVYAICGMLAALAGIIVTSRLSSAQPTAGMGYELDAIAAVVLGGTSLMGGKGRIMGTLIGALIIGFLNNALNLLDVSSYYQMIAKAVVILLAVLVDNKNK, encoded by the coding sequence ATGAGTACTAACACCATGAACAAACCAGCTGAAACCAGCAAAAAGCTGTTCAATAAAGAGTGGTTGATTGAACAAAAATCACTGATTGCACTTATTTTTCTGATTGTTGTTGTGTCGTTTTTAAATCCGAACTTTTTTACGGTAGACAACATTCTTAATATTCTGCGTCAAACTTCAGTAAATGCGATCATCGCAGTGGGTATGACACTGGTTATCCTGACCGCGGGTATCGATCTAAGTGTGGGTTCTGTGCTTGCACTCTGTGGTGCATTTGCTGCAAGCCTGATTGCGATGGAAGTTCCTGTCTTGGTTGCCGTACCAACCGCACTTCTTGCTGGTGCCGCGTTGGGTGCGATTAGCGGCATCATTATCGCTAAGGGTAAAGTTCAGGCCTTTATCGCCACACTGGTTACTATGACGTTATTACGTGGTGTAACCATGGTATATACCGATGGTCGTCCAATCTCAACTGGCTTCACTGATACTGCAGATGCGTTTGCATGGTTTGGTACAGGTTATGCGCTTGGTATTCCGGTTCCTGTCTGGCTGATGGTGATCGTGTTTGCCGCAGCGTGGTACTTACTAAACCACACTCGCTTTGGTCGCTACGTTTACGCACTTGGCGGCAATGAATCAGCGACTCGCTTATCCGGTATCAATGTTGACCGCGTGAAGATTGGTGTGTACGCCATCTGCGGTATGTTAGCGGCGCTTGCCGGCATCATCGTAACATCTCGTCTTTCTTCTGCACAGCCAACAGCAGGTATGGGTTACGAGCTTGATGCAATTGCAGCAGTTGTTCTGGGTGGCACCAGCCTGATGGGTGGTAAAGGCCGAATCATGGGTACGTTAATCGGTGCGCTTATCATCGGCTTCCTGAACAACGCGCTGAACTTACTAGACGTTTCCTCTTACTACCAAATGATTGCGAAAGCAGTGGTTATCTTGCTAGCGGTACTGGTAGACAACAAAAACAAGTAA
- a CDS encoding EAL domain-containing protein, with amino-acid sequence MKLSSRVILLVTPVILLSALVSSYIIHSVQKQTLIKREESYIQLQMEKLAGQFRHASAFLNGLNYTLRKSDILQDYLINHDNPYRESILFNQLDETANVLSHGYNGAVNMAILNGYQTPLYFAESEPFDSTDSIDPNVLHYISNSFEQHGNGSHTGFIYDSSGQNVLLQYGLVDKRTGEQPLSFDPRNAFFIVVTVSLDAFSDIKHEIEFDTHSVITFSDQPVSLDIPLAQTIELLPHLFAVLSPAEYLMWNKIDKVWLELALSFGIAAFCTIALIVFVLYRNVLRPVAQLDEQLKELESNQRSNIEKLETNDEIGRLSAHFFDMYEELNAAYHKTKRFAETDHLTQLANRHRFQELATRELSSPPPYLWVIYVDLDNFKYVNDKYGHKVGDELLKVFSSHMKNACQKISQQYDAPCFGARLSGDEFAILLSSDHYLPDTPDLLATELLKPISSLSHSRSNNLPVTASVGIACYPEDGTDIAKLLSSADAAMYQAKNAGKNQYAYYSAELNIETNRRSQIEQALRRADVEQEFHLVFQPYMNCSDYSVEGLEVLLRWEAKGLGSVPPSEFIPIAEQSGLFDKIDRWVFSNAIARYHELRGIFDKDIILSINLSSAELNSVKMAEYIHTHCKNNNVESKFIEFEITETFTSDHRGTALIDMLSRLGYRLALDDFGSGYTSLTQLVQYPVQKIKLDREFLMTLMNTDNRHVIKPIIELCHAQNKTVTAEGIETETVHQWLSGNRCDYVQGYLFGKPVNIGQLREWWRSASRNHSEQSKLAELSIADKR; translated from the coding sequence ATGAAATTGAGCAGTAGAGTCATTTTGCTTGTCACGCCAGTTATCTTGCTAAGCGCATTGGTATCGAGTTACATCATACATAGTGTGCAAAAACAAACACTCATCAAGCGCGAAGAGAGTTATATTCAACTACAAATGGAGAAACTCGCGGGACAGTTTCGGCATGCAAGTGCTTTTCTTAACGGCCTTAACTACACTCTGCGTAAGAGTGATATTCTTCAAGACTACCTGATTAATCACGATAATCCCTATAGGGAGAGCATATTATTCAACCAACTTGATGAAACCGCTAACGTGTTAAGCCACGGATATAATGGTGCTGTTAATATGGCAATCCTCAATGGCTATCAAACACCACTCTATTTCGCGGAAAGCGAGCCTTTTGACTCTACAGACTCCATTGATCCCAATGTCTTACATTACATCTCAAATAGCTTTGAACAACACGGCAACGGTAGCCACACCGGCTTTATTTATGACTCCAGCGGTCAGAATGTTCTCCTTCAATACGGATTAGTCGATAAACGGACAGGAGAGCAGCCACTGAGCTTCGATCCTAGAAACGCGTTTTTTATTGTAGTGACCGTTTCACTTGATGCATTCAGCGATATCAAACATGAAATTGAGTTCGACACACACAGTGTGATCACTTTTTCTGACCAACCAGTTTCTCTTGATATACCGCTTGCACAAACCATCGAACTACTGCCCCACTTGTTTGCAGTCCTGTCTCCTGCGGAATACTTAATGTGGAACAAAATCGATAAAGTATGGCTAGAGCTGGCCTTGTCATTCGGTATCGCTGCATTTTGTACCATTGCATTAATTGTTTTTGTCCTGTACCGCAATGTATTGCGCCCCGTCGCTCAACTGGATGAACAACTTAAAGAACTTGAATCGAATCAGCGAAGTAATATAGAGAAGCTGGAAACCAATGATGAGATAGGCCGCCTGTCGGCACATTTCTTTGATATGTACGAAGAATTAAACGCCGCTTATCATAAAACCAAACGTTTTGCCGAAACCGATCACCTCACGCAACTCGCTAATCGCCACCGATTCCAGGAACTTGCAACGCGGGAGCTCTCCTCTCCACCTCCATATCTGTGGGTTATCTATGTCGATTTAGATAACTTTAAATACGTTAACGACAAATATGGCCATAAGGTGGGGGACGAATTATTAAAAGTTTTTTCTTCCCACATGAAGAACGCTTGCCAAAAGATTTCCCAGCAATATGACGCCCCCTGTTTTGGTGCGCGCCTATCCGGTGATGAGTTCGCTATTCTGCTAAGCTCTGACCATTATTTGCCTGACACCCCAGATTTGCTTGCAACAGAGTTACTGAAACCTATCAGTAGCCTAAGCCATTCCAGGTCTAATAATTTACCCGTTACCGCCAGTGTTGGCATTGCCTGCTACCCAGAGGATGGAACAGATATAGCGAAACTCCTCTCCAGCGCTGACGCTGCTATGTATCAGGCAAAAAACGCAGGGAAAAACCAATACGCGTACTACTCTGCCGAGCTAAACATAGAAACTAATAGACGAAGCCAAATAGAACAAGCACTCCGGAGAGCGGATGTAGAGCAAGAGTTCCATCTGGTTTTTCAGCCTTATATGAACTGCTCAGATTATTCAGTTGAAGGGTTAGAAGTACTATTACGCTGGGAAGCGAAAGGATTAGGATCAGTACCTCCTTCTGAGTTTATCCCCATTGCTGAGCAATCAGGTTTATTTGACAAAATAGACCGCTGGGTGTTTTCCAACGCAATCGCCAGATACCATGAGCTGAGAGGTATCTTTGACAAAGACATTATTCTGTCGATTAACTTATCATCAGCTGAGTTAAACTCCGTCAAGATGGCCGAGTACATTCACACGCATTGCAAAAATAACAATGTCGAATCGAAGTTCATCGAGTTTGAGATAACCGAAACTTTTACATCAGATCACCGCGGAACAGCCCTTATTGATATGCTTTCTAGATTAGGTTATCGACTCGCACTCGATGACTTTGGTTCAGGTTATACTTCTCTGACTCAACTCGTTCAGTATCCTGTTCAAAAGATAAAACTTGACCGGGAGTTCTTAATGACATTGATGAATACCGATAATAGGCATGTCATTAAACCAATTATTGAGCTTTGCCACGCTCAGAATAAAACGGTAACCGCGGAAGGCATAGAAACAGAGACAGTGCATCAATGGCTGTCTGGAAACCGTTGTGACTACGTACAAGGTTACCTGTTCGGTAAACCAGTAAATATCGGGCAACTCCGTGAGTGGTGGAGGTCTGCTAGCCGTAATCATTCCGAACAATCAAAACTGGCGGAGCTGTCAATTGCAGATAAGCGTTAA